One genomic segment of Panicum virgatum strain AP13 chromosome 2N, P.virgatum_v5, whole genome shotgun sequence includes these proteins:
- the LOC120662952 gene encoding probable carboxylesterase 18: MAGSDHSARRMPSLPWTVTIQAAAFAFAHRLDGSIRRSLFWLGDLKNGATPTPRSDAPDVRSADVTIDASSGLWARVFSPPASSAGEAPLPVVVYFHGGGFALFSAASRPYDNLCRGVGAVVVSVNYRLVPEHRYPAAYDDGVAALRYLDGIAPPDGLAPVAVDLSSCFLAGDSSGGNMVHHVAQRWTSMSATSSSPPPRLRLAGAVLIQPFFGGEERTGAELAFDKACRILTVARADRYWREFLPEGTTRDHPAARVCGDGVELAEAFPPAMVAVGGFDLLKDWHARYVETLRRKGRVVSMVEYPDAFHGFYAFPELADSGKFVEDMKLFVDEHRPKRLV, encoded by the coding sequence ATGGCCGGCTCCGACCACAGCGCCCGCCGGATGCCGTCCCTTCCGTGGACAGTGACCATCCAGGCCGCCGCTTTCGCGTTCGCGCACCGCCTGGACGGCAGCATCCGGCGCTCCCTCTTCTGGCTCGGCGACCTGAAGAACGGTGCCACGCCCACGCCCCGCTCGGACGCCCCGGACGTCCGGTCTGCCGACGTCACCATCGACGCCTCCAGCGGCCTCTGGGCGCGCGTCTTCTCCCCCCCGGCGTCGTCCGCCGGCGAGGCCCCGCTCCCCGTCGTCGTCTACTTCCACGGCGGCGGGTTCGCGCTCTTCTCCGCGGCGTCCCGCCCCTACGACAACCTCTGCCGcggggtcggggccgtcgtcgtGTCCGTGAACTACCGCCTCGTCCCCGAGCACCGTTACCCGGCGGCCTACGACGACGGCGTCGCCGCGCTGCGCTACCTCGACGGCATTGCGCCGCCGGACGGCCTGGCACCGGTCGCCGTCGACCTGTCCAGCtgcttcctcgccggcgacagCTCCGGTGGCAACATGGTTCACCACGTGGCCCAGCGCTGGACGTCCATGTCggcgacgtcgtcgtcgccacccccgcgcctccgcctcgccggcgccgtcctGATACAGCCGTTCTTCGGTGGGGAGGAGCGGACGGGCGCCGAGCTGGCCTTCGACAAGGCCTGCCGCATACTGACGGTGGCGCGGGCAGATCGCTACTGGAGGGAGTTCCTGCCCGAGGGCACCACCCGCGACCACCCGGCGGCGCGCGTgtgcggcgacggcgtcgaGCTGGCCGAGGCGTTCCCGCCGGCGATGGTGGCTGTCGGCGGGTTCGACCTGCTCAAGGACTGGCACGCGAGGTACGTGGAGACGCTGCGCCGTAAGGGGAGGGTGGTGAGCATGGTCGAGTACCCGGACGCCTTCCATGGCTTCTACGCGTTCCCTGAGCTCGCCGACTCCGGCAAGTTCGTGGAGGACATGAAGCTCTTCGTGGACGAGCACAGGCCCAAGCGTCTAGTTTAG